TTGCCAAGACAAAATCACTTGGGTAAACACAGATAATGCTATGCTGCCTGGTATCGATGCTGTGTAATGCATACCAATCACTCCAAGCCACGTTTGTAGGCAGATGAATTGTTGTCTGAACAGAGTATACAAGTACGATGTATATACATGCTGCAAGAGCCGCACTGTCAGATCGACTCTTACCAGGATTTCCTGTACCATGTTCTGTATGGTCGTCTGTGCTCATTGACAAAAGTGCCGGGGAAACGCGGAAATATCTGTCTTCGTTATGCTTATTTCATGTTTCATTCATGTGTCCGGTGTCATGTTCGGCTTGAAATTTCAAATGTCTAACCTTCAGTTTACTTCAACTTTTGTACAACCAGAAGTACAGGTTTTGATATCATGACGTCACGATCCGGGGTAGTTAGTCATATGTGGTTTCTTCAGCTCTGATGACCGGCACCGAGAGGGTAGGTGGCATCGACTCGTAAAGCGGGTCCCGCCACgcgcaagtcacctgaccatgTGGAATTTGTTTATACCGCTAGTAAGTAAAAtatttaaatacctgtaaaTCCTTTGAATTTCACTCcttaatttcttcttcttcctcccgaaTTCTCGATTTCTAGTTCTTTAAGTACTTAGCAACTACTCAGCCACTACTTGCAATGGAGAACACATTCATTTCTGAAGATCCTGGTTTTATCTTACAAGATGATCTAtttagatcaattgaaaccGACTTGAGTCAACCCCAGCAGGAGGTATATTATCTGTACTAGTTCCTAACTACTTTGACATTAATTGCTAACTAgatagaaggaagaaaatattCTTATTCAGCTAAGTGATGCCTCAACGAAGCCATTGAAGGTCCTTAAATTAGAATATACAAGTGATCTTCCGGAATATCCATCTACTGATCCTAATGGATATGGGTATGTTATAAATGTGCCGCCGAATCAGCAGAGGGAAACTGTAGAGGACATGGTTAACAGTGTAAATATTTCACAAGTACCTTACAAGCACTTGGTAAGCAGATACTAAGCACTTTATAGATTCAGTACTGTGTTCGACAAAATTATCGCAACCGGCCTTCCAGCCATTCTTCATTCCTAGGAACATCATATACTAGCTCCTCTTATAGATGTTCTGGTATAAAGATCTGTGAATATGCCGGTATACAACTGAAAAATATGCATCACACTCATGTTACAGATGATTTATGGACAATTTTGCAAGATATTCGACAGCGCATTCatgagatggaaagagataCAATCAAAGATGCTGCATATAggtaagaagtacttatcaagcattccgttaTCAAGTATTAACTACTTATGATTCAATAGATTTTATCGATCAGCAAAAAATCTCTTTAAAAATCAACTATCTTGTTATCACTTTCAGAATTCTTGCCAGCCTAAGTTAACCCAAAGCTCCATTCCGGTAATTAATTATCCTAAGTGCTTATGGACTGCTTATTATAGTTGCTAATCAATTATAGAATCCTCTAGGTGGTTTCGATTTCTATGTTAGATGCATCAATGCACCATCAGACCCTGCAGGTCATTATACCTATAGAGTTCCAAAGAATGGCTCAGTGCACCTTCAGTTTCTTGAGGGATTGTTGAATAATGAAAttattatggatatggaagagTGCGGTGCTGTTGAATCGATCAAGTCAAAGTCACTGTATTGTGGTAAGTGCTTATAAAATACTTAAAAACTGCTTGCTAAGTACTTATTGTCTCCAGCATATGATCATCCTCAGGGACCTGGAAAATTAGTACATGCTAAATGTAATGTGACTTTCCATTGGTTAATTCCCACTGATTTAAGTCAAAATCCATATTTTGTCTTTATGTCTCATGGTGTTCATACACatgttcctccacctccacgaaAGGCACCTGCAAAAATTATGAATGGAATTCTGCAATTGATAAATCAGGCTCGGAGCCCAAGCTTGACACTGGGTAAGTGCTTCCTAAGTGCCTGATAAGTACTTAATGAGTGTTGATAAATGGCTTTAGGTACATTTCTTAAAAGTCCAGCATTACAATCATTCTGTGCTGAGCATAATTGCCATACAATTCAGCAAATTCATGAGAGTTTCTCAAATATGGACCCAATTCAAGCTGTCATTCGAAAACAAAGACTTCTCCATTATCCAGCTGGTCAGAATGTCAATGGTGTAATGTTCGAATTAGGAAAGAACAAAGATCTTCAGGTAAGTACTTCATAACTGCTTGTTCAGTACTCTATAACTACATAATAACTTATCAATTTTTAACATTTAGGAGTACATACATGAAgtttatcaacaaaatgaTCAGATCATGATAATATGCATTCTGAAAGAGCAAGCTGAATTACTTCATACATTATCTTCTATAGAGATTGATATGTCATTCAAACGAGTACAAtcaaaagagatgaaggaggtGGTATTTGCCACATATTTAGCAgatcagaaaaagagtaAGTAAGAGTACTTTTCAACCACTTACTAAccacttactaactgctGGCTAATTAGTTATGACTCTTTGTCGTGTCTTTACAACTGAAGACACTACAGAGGGCTATTATATCTtattcaagaagatctaTCATATTGTGTATAAGTTGACAGGCAAGAGGATTACCTTTCGTGCCCTACATGGTACTGGTCTTCATGCTCTGGTAatggatatggacaataagcAAATTGAAGGTATCTAATAGGCACTCCCTGGCCATTTCACAATCAGTTATCAAGCAGCGGCTAACTAATTGGCAATAGGATTGGCTCAGTTTCTAATGGAGATTGATCCAGACCACCATTCACGTATATGGCTTCTAAagaatgttcttcttctatgtcgAGTTCATTTCCTACGAGGGATTCGTGAAACTCTTCAAACTCATTCTCTTAATCCATACATCGGGACACGCATGGCTGCGCTTTTAGAATGTGAGTCTGAAGAGGACTATCATAAATGGTGTGATCTGTTAATCAGTAAGTACTTTCTTACTAACtaattcaaatgcaaatttTGAATAGTTAATAACTAACTATTTATAGAACATGAACATCCTGCAATTCAGAACTGGGCTCGTCATAAAAAGAGTGCGGTAATTGCAGCAGGTCTCAATAAGTATTGTTCTCTTATACCACATCATATCTTTGATATGGTGCGAAAGAGTACTAATGCTGTTGAACAAACTCATAATAAATCCAATCGTCGTGGAAAGCAATTGACATTGCTTCAAGCAATTCTTGAGTATGTACCTAATAACCACTTGTAAAGCACTTACTAACCACTCATTAAATACATCTAGATCATTGAAGCTAGATATACAGGACGTGCAGCAGAATCGAAGCTATAATTCATATGGTCTTCGACACCGCTATGCAACTCAAACTTTGGAGGCTAGCTTTCTAAGACATATGGCACGATCTGGTATGTATTTATTGTTATAGCTTGAAACCCCAATTGcaagtgcttgagaagcACATATAAACTGATTAACTCTTATAGAATCAGCTCGACAAACAGAATCTAACTCACCTGAGTTGAATatacaagatcaagatcaagatcatattttctttccctcatcTAGTAGCGGAAGACCATTGCAACGAACTCCAAGTCGAAGGGGGAGCATGAGCCGGCGAGGGAGCTCTCGAGCTAGATCAAGGTAAGATCTATCTTAAATAGTCCTTAACTATTTGACAGCTACTTATAAAGtacttactaactgcttTATCTTTCTAGCTCATCCCAAGTTAGTCTCCAACGAGTTGCTACAGCTAATTCACATGAGCAATATCAAAATACAGAGCTACAgaacctggaggaggaattgaagataAACAATCTAAAGGCCGAATTACTTGCAAAGCAgattgaaatcaagaaaagagaacgtgAGCTACGTGAGTTAGAGTTAGAAAATGGAGGACAGCATTAATCATTAATACATATATTTATGTACTTAATAACTGTTTTTTTAAGTAGTTGTAACTGAGCTTCCAGATAATCACTATATACGGGAAccggagagatatatatactatAAGTACGCTTTccctacacatacacatacacatacgtaAGCCGTCAAACTGCTGAATAGCATTAATAATTGTTTTGCAAATATTTATTAACTAATTTAAATTATAATCAATGCTTAAGCAGTAATCTCAAGTCTGTTTTAAAGCACTCATATTAGCCAGCATCGTAGTTGGCAATAGGTATGGTAAAAGCTCTGAAATTTAAATAACGGTAAGAATATTACACAATGAAGTTACGTGTGGCGCTTGCGTGCACGAGCCATATTCCACACGCCTGACTGGCCTTGGCACGCTAGTGCGTGGCGTTAGCTTTTAGCGTGTCGAACCCAACTACTTTCTGACCGGGACCTTGCTTCCTCGGCTGTTTGTCACACTTCGCCGACGGCAATCAGGTTCTAATCATTCAGAGCTCTAGCAGGGTTCACCGGCAATAGTCGGAGCGACGGAGATGATGGTCGCCGTTCCCTGGTTGTCGACTGATATTGCCATGTTGGGAAGTACCTCGGCATGTTTCCAGATCCATACAATTACGATAACATAGCAAAACAACAATACTGTGAGTCAGGCCAGAAGCGGCTCTCGTTCATTCTCTTCCGTATCTGTGACAGACAAAAGACTACTCAGATCTGACCTCCGTCGACGAATCCACCTTCTCCATCCTGATCCATCgccctcctcatcttcatcaccaTCCTCGTGCTGCCGCAACTCATACGGCAACATAACAGCATGATCCAACGCATACGGCAGTCCCCGATGTCTTCCACGGACCTGCATAGCCAAAATCACCATCTTCGACACTCCCCGGAACTGCGAACACAGACTCGATTCCGTCCATGCGTATCCCAGTGACAAGCCCACAGTGCCGTATGCTGAGACCACTTCAAACAAAACCGAGAATAACGGAAAGTGATCGCTTTCCGCGAGCGCAATAAGGAACGTCCCCAGGACGATATACCACAGATCAAAACTGAGCTGTTTCTGGATATGGTACCAAAGGTCGTTTCGTCTAATTTGCTCTCCTTGGTCGTTATCTGTCAGAACAGATTCCGCGTCTGAGTAAATGGCTAGACTCTTCTCCTCGTAGACGTTTGTCTTGCGCATGGCGATCGTGGTGGGGAATGCGGAGATGTACATCATGACGACGAAGGAGATTTGTACTGCTGGGTGGAGGTCTGCGAGTGAGgtaattgtgaaccctgctgTTCGCGTAGATGCGACCTGGAATAGCCCATTGATGAGCCAGGTGTATCCTTTGTCGTCGTGAAGGTTGTAGGATGGTTGCTTCTGGTAGGGTTAGGTCATGTTCGGCTACCATTGATATCAGGGACTTACAtccaggagaagaaagatggCCAAATCAACGGCGTTCAGCACCAATAGAACCCCTAGCAGTCGCCATGTATCCGGTTCAGGAAACAAGAGCGTAAAGCATCTACGAGGGTGTCTCAAAAGAAATTCCAACTCTTCACGCCGTCCACTCGTCTCATCCGTAATCTTTCCCAGCATCCAAATGATCAACCGTAACATACACGGGAACCCCGTATTCCCGACAACAATCAAGAATGTCATGACCAAAAGAAGCAGCGGGACTTTGTTGAACGACGCCATCGAGTTCGGTGTCAGTGTGAATCCCACATCATTAAACGCCGAACTTGCCGTGAAAACGGCCCACCAGGCCTTCGGGGCTCCGATTTCATCAACGACATGGCCATACGCGGGGCGATATGA
This region of Aspergillus chevalieri M1 DNA, chromosome 4, nearly complete sequence genomic DNA includes:
- the TRK1_2 gene encoding potassium transporter (COG:P;~EggNog:ENOG410PFCK;~InterPro:IPR003445,IPR015958,IPR004773;~PFAM:PF02386;~TransMembrane:10 (i12-33o69-90i217-242o258-277i289-316o351-372i384-408o414-434i477-494o500-523i);~go_component: GO:0005887 - integral component of plasma membrane [Evidence IEA];~go_component: GO:0016021 - integral component of membrane [Evidence IEA];~go_function: GO:0008324 - cation transmembrane transporter activity [Evidence IEA];~go_function: GO:0015079 - potassium ion transmembrane transporter activity [Evidence IEA];~go_process: GO:0006812 - cation transport [Evidence IEA];~go_process: GO:0030007 - cellular potassium ion homeostasis [Evidence IEA];~go_process: GO:0055085 - transmembrane transport [Evidence IEA];~go_process: GO:0071805 - potassium ion transmembrane transport [Evidence IEA]); its protein translation is MPLWQRGHTHTFITAHYSYAITWIAVASIFLYIPGGLRYIDALLLASGAATQSGQNPVDLNSLGIWQQVILWMVAMVTNVVFVNSLLVLVRLSWFRRRLRTVAGEVKAVVRGRDRGGYRAYGTITKSNTPDGRIAIQEANVYGGESEPQPINHIAASSARPRITFDVAASQREQLHQKAISSLPPFMWHPSIASYSDWDETQKDELGGTEYRALKTLFFILLGYFIIFHVLGAVSLLCVISYRPAYGHVVDEIGAPKAWWAVFTASSAFNDVGFTLTPNSMASFNKVPLLLLVMTFLIVVGNTGFPCMLRLIIWMLGKITDETSGRREELEFLLRHPRRCFTLLFPEPDTWRLLGVLLVLNAVDLAIFLLLDKQPSYNLHDDKGYTWLINGLFQVASTRTAGFTITSLADLHPAVQISFVVMMYISAFPTTIAMRKTNVYEEKSLAIYSDAESVLTDNDQGEQIRRNDLWYHIQKQLSFDLWYIVLGTFLIALAESDHFPLFSVLFEVVSAYGTVGLSLGYAWTESSLCSQFRGVSKMVILAMQVRGRHRGLPYALDHAVMLPYELRQHEDGDEDEEGDGSGWRRWIRRRRSDLSSLLSVTDTEENEREPLLA
- a CDS encoding uncharacterized protein (COG:S;~EggNog:ENOG410PV13), translated to MENTFISEDPGFILQDDLFRSIETDLSQPQQEEENILIQLSDASTKPLKVLKLEYTSDLPEYPSTDPNGYGYVINVPPNQQRETVEDMVNSIQYCVRQNYRNRPSSHSSFLGTSYTSSSYRCSGIKICEYAGIQLKNMHHTHVTDDLWTILQDIRQRIHEMERDTIKDAAYRFYRSAKNLFKNQLSCYHFQNSCQPKLTQSSIPNPLGGFDFYVRCINAPSDPAGHYTYRVPKNGSVHLQFLEGLLNNEIIMDMEECGAVESIKSKSLYCAYDHPQGPGKLVHAKCNVTFHWLIPTDLSQNPYFVFMSHGVHTHVPPPPRKAPAKIMNGILQLINQARSPSLTLGTFLKSPALQSFCAEHNCHTIQQIHESFSNMDPIQAVIRKQRLLHYPAGQNVNGVMFELGKNKDLQEYIHEVYQQNDQIMIICILKEQAELLHTLSSIEIDMSFKRVQSKEMKEVVFATYLADQKKIMTLCRVFTTEDTTEGYYILFKKIYHIVYKLTGKRITFRALHGTGLHALVMDMDNKQIEGLAQFLMEIDPDHHSRIWLLKNVLLLCRVHFLRGIRETLQTHSLNPYIGTRMAALLECESEEDYHKWCDLLIKHEHPAIQNWARHKKSAVIAAGLNKYCSLIPHHIFDMVRKSTNAVEQTHNKSNRRGKQLTLLQAILESLKLDIQDVQQNRSYNSYGLRHRYATQTLEASFLRHMARSGMYLLL